One stretch of Tepiditoga spiralis DNA includes these proteins:
- a CDS encoding ABC transporter ATP-binding protein: MLNIKDITVKFGGLKALENLSFTIQKNTIHSLIGPNGAGKTTLFNVITRIIKPNKGNILFNNESLLNLKSNEIIYKGITRTFQNLQLFNYMNVYENILSGYVHTFNKNSFNDKKLKLKAYDVILEISELLQIKNRLFSYPYQLSYGILKRVEIARAIVSKPSLILFDEPAAGLNNQETSEILSILNLLKSKGKTILLVEHDMSLVMKVSDEITVINFGKKIAEGAPNEISLNEEVINVYLGGGKNVKKNIRNK; encoded by the coding sequence ATGCTTAATATAAAAGATATAACTGTTAAATTTGGTGGATTAAAAGCTTTAGAAAATTTATCATTCACTATACAAAAAAATACAATACACTCTTTAATTGGACCAAACGGTGCTGGTAAAACAACTTTATTTAATGTTATAACAAGAATTATTAAACCAAACAAAGGAAATATTTTATTTAATAATGAATCGTTATTAAATTTAAAATCCAATGAAATAATCTATAAGGGGATAACAAGAACATTTCAAAATTTACAGCTGTTTAATTATATGAATGTTTATGAAAATATTTTATCTGGATACGTTCATACCTTTAATAAAAATTCTTTTAATGATAAAAAATTAAAATTAAAAGCATATGATGTCATTTTAGAAATTTCTGAATTGCTACAAATAAAAAACAGATTATTTTCTTATCCTTATCAATTATCTTATGGGATTTTAAAAAGAGTAGAAATAGCTCGTGCAATAGTTTCTAAACCTAGTTTAATACTTTTTGATGAACCTGCTGCAGGCTTAAATAATCAAGAAACTTCAGAAATTCTTTCCATTTTAAACTTATTAAAAAGTAAAGGAAAAACTATTTTACTTGTCGAACATGATATGTCTCTTGTAATGAAAGTTTCTGATGAAATAACGGTTATAAACTTTGGTAAAAAAATTGCTGAAGGAGCACCAAATGAAATTTCTTTAAATGAAGAAGTAATAAATGTTTACTTGGGAGGAGGAAAAAATGTTAAAAAAAATATTAGAAATAAATAA
- a CDS encoding ABC transporter substrate-binding protein has protein sequence MKKLLFIFIIFTLNLNIFGTITDNEIKVGSFQALSGPVAFIGQPMTNGMKAYFNYINDNGGIYGRKINFIVADDQFNPAKTTVEVKRLVENDKVFAIVGGLGTPGCLAVMKYLNDSKIPFVYQGSGSSLLAIPPKKYIFPVQPNYTLEGNIVINHLIKDKHAKKIAIVYRNADDGKEFLNSAKKALEKNGMEPVVNIAINPTANDFSTEMTKLIAARPDSIAVMLFNPQTINFVKQAKQYGLKNQNYILTYANADITFIKYAGSAAENVEAMAWVDVDFSNTDLQVFKIYQKYYKELPNAYAIAGMIAAETFVEGLKRAGINLTTENFIMGMESIHKWNGVAAHEITYDKLNNENSRMGKESMYVLKVKNGIWVKASDWINYSK, from the coding sequence ATGAAGAAGTTATTATTTATTTTTATCATTTTCACTTTAAATTTGAATATTTTTGGAACTATTACTGACAATGAGATAAAAGTTGGATCTTTTCAAGCTTTATCTGGACCAGTTGCTTTTATTGGACAACCAATGACAAATGGTATGAAAGCATACTTTAACTATATAAATGATAATGGTGGAATTTATGGAAGAAAAATTAATTTTATTGTAGCAGATGATCAATTTAATCCTGCAAAAACAACTGTAGAAGTTAAAAGACTTGTTGAAAATGATAAAGTGTTTGCAATTGTTGGTGGATTAGGAACGCCAGGATGTTTAGCAGTAATGAAATATTTAAATGATTCAAAGATTCCTTTTGTTTATCAAGGTAGTGGTTCATCATTATTGGCCATACCACCTAAAAAATATATTTTTCCTGTTCAACCTAATTACACACTTGAAGGAAATATTGTTATTAATCATCTCATAAAAGATAAACATGCTAAAAAAATTGCCATAGTATATAGAAATGCTGATGATGGTAAAGAATTTCTTAACTCTGCAAAAAAAGCTTTAGAAAAAAATGGAATGGAGCCAGTTGTAAATATAGCAATAAACCCTACCGCAAACGATTTTTCAACAGAAATGACTAAATTAATAGCTGCAAGACCTGATTCAATTGCTGTAATGTTATTTAATCCTCAAACAATTAATTTTGTTAAACAGGCAAAACAATATGGTTTAAAAAATCAAAATTATATTTTAACTTATGCTAATGCTGATATTACTTTTATAAAATATGCTGGAAGTGCAGCAGAAAATGTAGAAGCCATGGCATGGGTTGATGTTGATTTTTCTAATACAGATCTTCAGGTTTTTAAAATTTATCAAAAATATTATAAAGAATTACCAAATGCTTATGCAATTGCTGGTATGATCGCAGCAGAAACATTTGTTGAAGGATTAAAAAGAGCTGGAATAAATTTAACAACAGAAAATTTTATAATGGGAATGGAAAGTATTCACAAATGGAATGGCGTAGCTGCTCATGAAATTACATATGATAAATTAAATAATGAAAATTCAAGAATGGGTAAAGAATCAATGTATGTTTTAAAAGTAAAAAATGGTATTTGGGTAAAAGCAAGTGATTGGATTAATTATTCAAAATAA
- a CDS encoding alpha/beta fold hydrolase, translating into MLSKNKKINYEIHGSGKPLVLLNGIMMNTLSWVEHVKILEKYFTVITYDMRDQGMSLHEEKKYDISIHVNDLNELIGELNLKKINLLGLSYGGMVSQLFTLKFPEKVDKLILSNTVDYVDNYLKVLGQLWIQAAKLYDGEKFFDIALPIIYSRNFYNNNYDWLMSRRKIFKDYLNKDWYDGFIRLAESNKEFDVRNKIETIKSDTLILAGDEDIITPLNIMKNMNKKIKNSTLKVFNETGHGMFLEKMNEYLNICIKFIK; encoded by the coding sequence ATGTTATCTAAAAACAAAAAAATAAATTATGAAATTCACGGAAGTGGTAAGCCTTTAGTGTTATTAAATGGAATAATGATGAATACTTTAAGTTGGGTTGAACATGTAAAGATTCTTGAAAAATATTTTACTGTAATAACTTATGATATGAGAGATCAAGGAATGTCATTGCATGAAGAAAAAAAATATGATATTTCAATTCATGTCAATGATTTAAATGAATTAATTGGAGAATTAAATTTAAAAAAAATTAATTTACTTGGGCTTTCTTATGGTGGAATGGTTTCACAATTATTTACACTTAAATTTCCTGAAAAAGTTGATAAATTAATTTTATCAAATACGGTTGATTATGTTGATAACTATTTAAAAGTTTTAGGACAGCTGTGGATTCAAGCTGCAAAACTATATGATGGAGAAAAATTTTTTGATATAGCATTACCTATTATATATTCAAGAAATTTTTATAACAATAATTATGATTGGTTAATGTCAAGAAGAAAAATATTTAAAGATTATTTAAATAAAGATTGGTATGATGGATTTATAAGACTTGCAGAATCTAATAAAGAATTTGATGTTAGAAATAAAATTGAAACTATAAAATCTGATACTTTAATTCTTGCTGGCGATGAAGATATAATAACTCCTTTAAATATAATGAAAAATATGAATAAAAAAATTAAAAATTCAACTTTAAAAGTTTTTAATGAAACTGGTCATGGTATGTTTTTAGAAAAAATGAATGAATATTTAAATATTTGTATTAAATTTATAAAATAA
- a CDS encoding ABC transporter ATP-binding protein: MLKKILEINNLMVNYGQVKAVKNISFEVNKGEIVSILGSNGAGKTSTLFGIMNVVKNKGRIKFKGINISNIPTYKRVKSGLILCPENRRVFYELSVEENLKMGAFIRGNIKKNLKKVYDLFPKLYDRKKQNAGSLSGGEQQMLAIGRSLMGDPELFMLDEPSLGLAPIITDEIFNILLKLKKEGISILLVEQNAIKSLEISDRAYILENGKIIQSENAKELLNNKKIKKAYIGM; encoded by the coding sequence ATGTTAAAAAAAATATTAGAAATAAATAACTTAATGGTCAACTATGGACAAGTTAAAGCTGTTAAAAATATTTCATTTGAAGTAAACAAAGGGGAAATTGTATCTATTTTGGGGTCAAATGGTGCAGGAAAGACTTCAACTCTTTTTGGAATAATGAATGTTGTAAAAAATAAAGGAAGAATAAAGTTTAAAGGTATCAATATATCAAATATACCTACTTATAAAAGAGTTAAATCAGGATTGATTTTATGTCCAGAAAACAGAAGAGTATTTTATGAACTCTCTGTTGAAGAAAACTTAAAAATGGGGGCTTTTATTCGTGGAAACATCAAAAAAAATTTAAAAAAAGTTTATGACTTATTTCCAAAACTCTATGATAGAAAAAAACAAAATGCAGGATCTTTATCAGGAGGAGAGCAACAAATGCTTGCAATTGGACGTTCTTTAATGGGAGATCCAGAGTTATTTATGTTAGATGAACCTTCTCTTGGCTTAGCTCCAATAATAACAGATGAAATTTTTAATATATTGTTAAAATTAAAAAAAGAAGGTATATCTATTTTATTAGTTGAACAAAATGCTATAAAATCTTTAGAAATAAGTGATAGAGCTTATATTTTAGAAAATGGAAAAATTATTCAATCTGAAAATGCTAAGGAACTTTTAAATAATAAAAAGATCAAAAAAGCATATATTGGAATGTGA
- a CDS encoding alpha/beta fold hydrolase, with amino-acid sequence MKKIIYTLLIGLSLGLIFSSKPFILLIFSSILIFSIVSQGLNILSGYTGQISIGHGAFMAIGAYTSTFLSINFNTPFILNLLIVIILSSILGIIIGMPALRLKGFYLAIATMAFGISIQELISSFSFLGGHIGIRNIPKIFNNDFGMFILNLIFYTLCIYVSDLIVNSTIGIKYKMVRDSEVAAKAYGISISKIKVHAFVVSSIYGGIAGSLYAHTIGYISPTDFGLNTSLNLLAIIVIGGMASSYGSLIGSIIIIGLPFLFSRTMIPMSFIFGILLIIFVLFIPNGIFYGILKGYYNFFELPFIYFIKKYHKKYKKVNKFVEINNKKIHYYENGEGIPIVMIHGNFASLNWFNQVNTIENFKIYSLDLPNFGLSDRINEFSIDTYSNYVKEFIITLKIKNPIIVGHSLGGAIAMNLILKNPNLSQNLILINSSSIDGLKTPEENYPILNLYKNNFSLFKKALKSIMPEMQNKKLLNELVKDGLLMKSECFIENARALEKYNYLKLKNKFNGKMLYLYGKKDTIVSTTMAKKTTDFFNGKLKIIDHVGHSLILEDPNLFITILKDFYKE; translated from the coding sequence ATGAAAAAAATTATATATACTCTTTTAATAGGTTTAAGTTTAGGATTAATCTTTAGCTCAAAACCATTTATATTGTTAATTTTCTCAAGCATATTAATATTTTCAATAGTATCTCAAGGTTTAAATATTCTTTCTGGTTATACTGGACAAATATCCATAGGACATGGTGCATTTATGGCTATTGGAGCATATACAAGCACTTTTTTATCTATTAATTTTAATACACCATTTATATTGAACTTATTGATAGTAATAATACTTTCTTCAATTTTAGGAATAATAATTGGAATGCCTGCACTTAGATTAAAAGGTTTTTATCTAGCAATAGCTACTATGGCTTTTGGAATTTCTATTCAAGAATTAATTTCTTCTTTCTCTTTTCTAGGAGGACATATAGGGATAAGAAATATTCCTAAAATATTTAACAATGATTTTGGTATGTTTATTTTAAATTTAATATTTTATACATTATGTATTTATGTGAGTGATTTAATAGTAAATTCTACTATAGGGATAAAATATAAAATGGTAAGAGATAGTGAAGTTGCAGCTAAAGCTTATGGAATTTCTATTTCAAAAATAAAAGTACATGCATTTGTAGTAAGTTCTATTTATGGTGGAATTGCTGGGAGCCTATATGCACATACTATTGGTTATATATCTCCAACTGATTTTGGATTAAACACATCTTTAAACTTACTTGCCATAATAGTAATTGGAGGTATGGCATCGTCATATGGTAGTTTAATTGGTTCTATTATAATTATTGGACTTCCTTTCTTATTCTCAAGAACTATGATACCCATGTCTTTTATATTTGGAATATTATTAATAATTTTTGTTCTTTTTATTCCTAATGGAATTTTTTATGGTATATTAAAAGGATATTATAATTTTTTTGAATTACCTTTTATTTATTTTATAAAAAAATATCATAAAAAATATAAAAAAGTAAATAAATTTGTAGAAATAAATAATAAAAAAATACATTATTATGAAAACGGAGAAGGCATACCAATAGTAATGATACATGGAAATTTTGCTTCTTTGAATTGGTTTAATCAAGTAAATACTATTGAAAATTTTAAAATTTATTCTTTAGATTTACCAAACTTTGGATTATCTGATAGAATAAATGAATTTAGTATTGATACATATTCTAATTATGTAAAAGAATTTATTATAACATTAAAAATTAAGAATCCAATAATAGTTGGTCATTCATTAGGTGGAGCAATTGCAATGAATTTAATTTTAAAAAATCCAAATTTATCTCAAAATTTAATTTTAATAAATTCATCTTCAATAGATGGATTAAAAACACCTGAAGAAAATTATCCAATACTAAATCTCTATAAAAATAATTTTTCACTCTTTAAAAAAGCTTTAAAATCAATCATGCCCGAAATGCAAAATAAAAAACTTTTAAATGAATTAGTAAAAGATGGCCTTTTAATGAAATCTGAATGTTTTATAGAAAATGCTCGAGCCCTAGAAAAATATAATTATTTAAAATTGAAAAATAAATTTAATGGAAAAATGTTATATTTGTATGGTAAAAAAGATACAATAGTTAGTACAACAATGGCTAAAAAAACAACTGATTTTTTTAATGGAAAATTAAAAATTATAGATCATGTTGGTCATTCATTAATACTAGAAGATCCAAATTTATTTATAACTATATTAAAAGATTTTTACAAGGAGTAA
- a CDS encoding TetR/AcrR family transcriptional regulator, which translates to MNKKNTKDKIIDSAIELFSKKWFETVSVAEICRNAGVSNGVIYRYFKNKKVIFEYLLNLLLEYIEEITSTLQGNTSSEKLQDFSEKLFKIAIEKKSLVTIFREGQFRFPEYEEKLRNIYMKTLSDIFNKKISEVEYLYLLSPMRFVNIRYAYNALKTPIDNLKKYLLNGFFDYKLNDLEKLFSKPKFIKYKKDNKTKSKLLDSGIKLFGENGYFNVGIYDITKEAGFSVGTFYLLFDSKDEFLEEIVKIIGKKARDFLNTNQIDSLNPLEKIIRNIYNFILFFKKYHNYYLILREAEFVVNKEVVEYYNFYEKMYKKLFESFNYKDNILLANIFVGYNHYIGIESIFSKNIPSIKIFLKQFSKYLSNGIKHI; encoded by the coding sequence ATGAATAAAAAAAATACAAAAGATAAAATAATAGATTCTGCCATTGAATTATTTTCAAAAAAATGGTTTGAAACAGTTTCAGTTGCCGAAATTTGTAGAAATGCAGGTGTTTCAAATGGAGTAATATATAGATATTTTAAAAATAAAAAAGTTATATTTGAATATCTTTTAAATTTATTACTCGAGTATATAGAAGAAATAACATCTACACTACAAGGAAATACTTCATCTGAAAAATTACAAGATTTTTCAGAAAAATTATTTAAAATTGCAATTGAAAAAAAATCTCTTGTTACTATTTTTAGAGAAGGGCAATTTAGATTCCCTGAATACGAAGAAAAATTAAGAAATATTTATATGAAAACCCTATCTGATATTTTCAATAAAAAAATATCAGAGGTTGAATATCTATATTTGTTATCTCCAATGAGATTTGTTAATATCAGATACGCTTATAATGCTCTTAAAACACCTATAGATAATTTAAAAAAATATTTGTTAAATGGATTTTTTGATTATAAATTAAACGACCTTGAAAAACTATTTTCAAAACCAAAATTTATAAAATACAAAAAAGATAATAAAACTAAAAGTAAATTATTAGATTCTGGAATAAAATTATTTGGAGAAAACGGATATTTCAATGTTGGAATATATGATATAACAAAAGAAGCAGGTTTTTCAGTTGGAACATTTTATTTATTATTTGATAGCAAAGATGAATTTTTAGAAGAAATAGTAAAAATAATTGGAAAAAAAGCAAGAGATTTTTTAAATACTAATCAAATTGATTCTTTAAATCCTCTTGAAAAAATAATAAGAAATATATACAATTTTATTTTATTTTTTAAAAAATATCATAATTATTATTTAATATTGAGAGAAGCAGAATTTGTTGTAAACAAGGAAGTTGTTGAATATTATAACTTTTATGAAAAAATGTATAAAAAATTATTTGAAAGTTTTAACTATAAAGATAATATTTTATTAGCTAATATTTTTGTTGGATATAATCACTATATTGGTATAGAAAGCATATTTAGTAAAAATATTCCAAGTATAAAAATATTTTTAAAACAATTTTCAAAATATCTTTCAAATGGTATTAAACATATCTAA
- a CDS encoding branched-chain amino acid ABC transporter permease, whose product MLILQSVILGIPQGALYGLMAIGISLIFKTVGVMNFSHGHAGMIGAYVAFSLYLITNNFFVSIILAIIFGFSLGLLIEKFLMRPIKHLSHGAMLIITLGLLMVFEGLAIMIWGTEFKVLPEIISLPPVILNLKENILVMPGNDIFISIIAIFISLSLTIFLKFTKIGTAIRARSQDEIGSDVVGINVNLVDSIVWGIGISISVIVAILISPKTYVNPNMMVNMQLYGFTAGVIGGFSSFFGAIIGGLILGILEKIVGMYISPDYQLSIILLLIILVLVFKPTGLFGKRSEGRV is encoded by the coding sequence ATGTTAATATTACAAAGTGTAATTTTAGGTATACCACAAGGTGCTTTATATGGACTAATGGCCATTGGTATATCTTTAATATTTAAAACTGTTGGAGTAATGAATTTTTCTCATGGACATGCAGGAATGATTGGGGCTTATGTTGCATTTTCATTATATTTAATAACAAATAATTTTTTTGTATCTATAATTTTAGCAATAATTTTTGGATTCTCACTTGGACTATTAATAGAAAAATTTTTAATGAGGCCAATAAAACATTTATCTCATGGAGCTATGTTAATAATAACTTTGGGATTATTAATGGTATTTGAAGGATTGGCAATAATGATATGGGGAACAGAATTTAAAGTATTACCAGAAATTATTTCTCTTCCACCAGTTATTTTAAATTTAAAAGAAAATATTTTAGTGATGCCCGGAAATGATATATTTATAAGTATAATAGCTATTTTTATTTCCTTAAGCCTTACAATATTTTTAAAGTTTACAAAAATTGGAACAGCCATAAGAGCTCGTTCTCAAGATGAAATAGGTTCTGATGTTGTTGGAATAAATGTAAATTTGGTTGATTCTATAGTTTGGGGAATTGGAATATCTATTTCAGTAATAGTTGCTATATTGATTTCACCAAAAACTTACGTTAATCCTAATATGATGGTTAATATGCAATTATATGGTTTTACTGCTGGTGTTATAGGAGGTTTTTCAAGTTTTTTTGGTGCAATAATTGGAGGGTTAATACTTGGAATATTAGAAAAAATAGTTGGAATGTATATTTCACCTGATTATCAATTATCAATTATATTATTATTAATTATATTAGTATTAGTTTTTAAACCAACAGGATTGTTCGGTAAAAGATCCGAAGGGAGAGTTTAA
- a CDS encoding mechanosensitive ion channel family protein translates to MNWLKLDIIIDYSIRIGASLLLLFLTKVVSNVLYNAITKNIKLKYKNSTKSLINLASYTFSVFIIISILFKDFMPFLTGMGISGIIVGLAVKEPVSNFICGILIMMNKIFLENEAVEINDVSGTIEEITLNHVLIKTWDGKLAYIPNNIVWSSKIIHYWPENIRRNELIIGISYESNIQKALSIINETLKNFDIVDDENHSTMILFDSFNSSSIDFNIKFWVKKEDFFTLKMNLAKKLKEEFDKNGIEIPYQKIDLKILK, encoded by the coding sequence ATGAATTGGTTAAAATTAGATATAATTATTGATTATTCTATAAGAATTGGAGCAAGTTTACTTTTGTTATTTTTAACAAAAGTAGTTTCAAATGTTTTATACAATGCAATAACTAAAAATATTAAATTAAAGTATAAAAATTCTACTAAATCATTAATAAATTTAGCTTCATACACCTTTTCTGTTTTTATAATAATTTCTATACTCTTTAAGGATTTTATGCCATTTTTAACTGGAATGGGGATAAGTGGTATTATAGTAGGTCTTGCTGTAAAAGAACCTGTTTCTAATTTTATTTGTGGAATTTTAATAATGATGAACAAAATTTTTCTTGAAAATGAAGCAGTTGAAATAAATGATGTTAGTGGAACTATTGAAGAAATAACACTAAATCATGTTTTAATAAAAACTTGGGATGGAAAATTAGCTTATATTCCAAATAATATTGTTTGGTCTTCAAAAATCATTCATTATTGGCCAGAAAATATTAGAAGAAATGAATTAATTATTGGCATTTCTTATGAAAGTAATATTCAAAAAGCTTTATCTATCATAAATGAAACTTTAAAAAATTTTGACATTGTAGATGATGAAAACCATAGTACTATGATTTTATTTGACTCATTTAATTCTTCATCAATTGATTTTAATATAAAATTTTGGGTTAAAAAAGAAGATTTTTTTACACTAAAAATGAATTTAGCAAAAAAATTAAAAGAAGAATTTGATAAAAATGGTATTGAAATTCCTTATCAAAAAATAGACTTAAAAATATTAAAATAA
- a CDS encoding alpha-amylase family glycosyl hydrolase: MFIGYHILIKFFKDGNIENNWKKEEYLKFEKNSIEGDLQGIIEKLDYLQDLGIDLIYLGPIYESKTTHGYDTINYYKIASHLSSKEENKRNEVLKKLLIESHKRGIKVILDLVLNHASKNYDMKSIKNFNVKTEPPQSIQEKRWQTLFQFWNISDIETRKFLIDVGKYWLENFDVDGFRLDHALGIERSFWKEFSKEMKKIKSDVILLGEVWDDVADEEENYELIKKFKSFENEKIFTSLFDFFIYDVLKDVFIEKNKSLKDFYKMISKSNELNDTHFNLTYFVENHDVPRFIDLCKNKEIFFNVMKVLMVITGNVMLEYGNEIALAGDKNFEWFHESGRVPMKFKKNWNLKEIETFNLIKKLIKIRKENKELSDGSYELIYSSDDSILFKKKLNKKETFVLITFKTFKADYEFEDLISNEKEINIFEPGVYYLKRVHFF; encoded by the coding sequence ATGTTTATTGGATATCATATATTAATTAAATTTTTTAAAGATGGAAATATTGAAAACAATTGGAAAAAAGAAGAATATTTGAAGTTTGAAAAAAATTCAATTGAAGGAGATTTACAAGGGATTATTGAAAAATTAGATTATTTACAAGATCTTGGAATAGATTTAATTTATTTAGGTCCAATATATGAATCTAAAACAACTCATGGTTATGATACTATAAATTATTATAAAATTGCATCTCACCTTTCTTCTAAAGAAGAAAATAAAAGAAATGAAGTATTAAAAAAATTATTAATTGAATCTCACAAGAGAGGTATAAAGGTAATTTTAGACTTGGTTTTAAACCATGCATCTAAAAATTATGATATGAAATCAATTAAAAATTTTAATGTGAAAACTGAACCACCACAGTCTATTCAAGAAAAAAGATGGCAAACCTTATTTCAATTTTGGAATATATCAGATATTGAAACAAGAAAATTTTTAATTGATGTTGGAAAGTATTGGTTAGAAAATTTTGATGTTGATGGTTTTAGATTAGATCATGCTTTGGGAATTGAACGTTCTTTTTGGAAAGAATTTTCTAAAGAAATGAAAAAGATAAAGAGTGATGTTATCTTACTTGGAGAAGTTTGGGATGATGTTGCAGATGAAGAAGAAAACTATGAATTAATAAAAAAATTTAAAAGTTTTGAAAATGAAAAAATATTTACAAGTTTATTTGATTTTTTTATATATGATGTTTTGAAAGATGTATTTATAGAAAAAAATAAATCTTTAAAAGACTTTTATAAAATGATTTCAAAATCAAATGAATTAAATGATACACACTTTAATTTAACTTATTTTGTTGAAAATCATGATGTACCAAGGTTCATAGATTTGTGTAAAAATAAAGAAATATTTTTTAATGTTATGAAAGTTCTTATGGTAATAACTGGGAATGTTATGTTAGAGTATGGAAATGAAATAGCATTAGCTGGAGATAAAAACTTTGAATGGTTTCATGAAAGTGGAAGAGTTCCAATGAAATTTAAAAAAAATTGGAATTTAAAAGAAATAGAAACCTTTAATTTAATAAAAAAATTAATAAAGATTAGAAAAGAAAACAAAGAATTATCTGATGGAAGTTATGAATTGATATATAGTAGTGATGATAGCATTTTATTTAAGAAAAAACTGAATAAAAAAGAAACTTTTGTTTTAATAACATTTAAGACTTTTAAAGCAGATTATGAGTTTGAAGATTTGATAAGTAATGAAAAAGAAATCAATATTTTTGAACCTGGAGTTTATTATTTAAAGAGAGTACATTTCTTTTAA